From a region of the Pectobacterium aquaticum genome:
- the cydC gene encoding heme ABC transporter ATP-binding protein/permease CydC, which translates to MQVLKPFLALYRQHFWYLSLGVILAIATLLASIGLLALSGWFLAGAALAGIVGLLTFNYMLPAAGVRGAAIARTAGRYAERVVSHDATFRVLLRLRVFTFSRILPLSPGGLAQFRQAELLNRLVADVDTLDHLYLRVISPIVSAFAVILIVCYGLSFLDASLALTLGAIMLVLLLCLPIVFYRAGNGIGQDLTALRAQYRLQITTWLQGQAELTVFGALSRVRQQLALVEINWLRRQRQQANLTGLSQAVMILCSGLTVTLILWLAADGVGDNPQPGALIALFAFASLAAFEALAPVTVAFQHMGQVIASAARVDQIIRQPVDVTFPAHGPETSCKASLDISHVGFTYPGQPQPVLQNITLSIRPGEHLALLGRTGCGKSTLLHLLTRAWNCEYGDIALNGHPIADWREDDLRAMMSVVPQRVHIFSATLRDNLLLAAPTARDEKLTEVLQQVGLEKLLENEGLNAWLGEGGRQLSGGEQRRIALARALLHDAPLVLLDEPTEGLDAETEKRILQLLRQHCANKTLIVITHRLYGLESMDRICILDDGKVIEQGSHQVLMAQQGRYWQFRQHV; encoded by the coding sequence ATGCAGGTATTAAAACCATTTCTGGCACTTTATCGTCAGCACTTCTGGTATTTGAGTCTGGGCGTGATATTGGCGATTGCTACGTTGCTGGCCAGTATTGGTCTACTCGCCCTATCCGGCTGGTTTCTGGCGGGTGCCGCACTGGCGGGGATCGTCGGGCTGCTTACGTTTAACTATATGCTGCCCGCCGCTGGCGTGCGCGGCGCGGCTATCGCCCGTACTGCTGGGCGCTACGCGGAAAGAGTCGTCAGCCACGATGCCACCTTCCGCGTTTTGCTACGCTTACGTGTTTTCACTTTTTCTCGCATTTTGCCGCTCTCTCCGGGTGGACTGGCACAATTTCGTCAGGCTGAACTGCTAAACCGGCTCGTGGCAGACGTGGATACGCTCGACCACCTCTATCTCCGCGTGATTTCACCCATCGTCAGCGCATTCGCCGTCATTCTTATCGTTTGCTACGGCCTGAGCTTCCTTGATGCCTCACTGGCTCTGACGCTCGGTGCCATTATGCTGGTACTCCTGCTGTGCCTGCCGATTGTCTTTTATCGGGCGGGGAACGGTATCGGGCAGGATTTGACCGCGCTGCGTGCACAATACCGCCTTCAGATAACGACCTGGCTACAAGGTCAAGCGGAACTCACCGTCTTCGGCGCACTCAGTCGCGTCCGTCAACAGTTGGCGCTGGTGGAAATTAACTGGCTGCGCCGACAACGTCAGCAGGCCAACCTTACCGGCCTGTCTCAGGCGGTGATGATTTTATGCAGCGGACTGACCGTTACCCTGATTCTATGGCTGGCAGCCGATGGGGTTGGTGATAACCCACAGCCCGGTGCGTTGATTGCGCTATTCGCGTTCGCCTCACTTGCGGCTTTCGAAGCGCTGGCCCCTGTCACGGTGGCCTTCCAGCATATGGGACAAGTGATTGCCTCCGCGGCTCGGGTCGATCAAATCATTCGCCAGCCCGTTGACGTCACGTTCCCAGCACATGGGCCAGAAACCTCGTGTAAGGCGTCGCTAGACATCTCACATGTCGGTTTCACCTATCCCGGTCAACCCCAGCCTGTGTTGCAGAATATTACGCTTTCCATTCGACCGGGCGAGCATCTGGCGCTGCTAGGACGTACCGGATGCGGGAAATCGACGCTATTGCACTTGCTGACCCGGGCATGGAATTGTGAATACGGAGACATTGCGCTGAATGGACATCCTATTGCCGATTGGCGAGAAGACGATCTCCGCGCCATGATGAGCGTGGTGCCGCAGCGCGTGCATATTTTCAGCGCCACGCTGCGTGATAACCTGCTGTTAGCAGCACCGACGGCACGAGATGAAAAACTGACCGAGGTATTACAGCAGGTTGGGTTAGAAAAACTGCTAGAAAACGAAGGGCTGAATGCCTGGCTGGGAGAAGGCGGTCGACAACTGTCCGGTGGCGAACAGCGCCGTATCGCGTTGGCACGTGCCTTATTGCACGATGCACCGCTCGTTCTATTGGATGAACCGACTGAAGGGTTGGATGCTGAAACCGAAAAGCGTATTCTGCAACTGCTCCGCCAGCACTGTGCCAATAAGACGCTGATCGTCATTACCCACCGGCTATACGGTTTAGAATCGATGGATCGCATCTGTATTCTGGACGATGGCAAAGTGATCGAACAGGGCAGTCATCAGGTTTTAATGGCACAACAAGGTCGTTATTGGCAATTCCGCCAGCACGTTTAA
- the cydD gene encoding heme ABC transporter permease/ATP-binding protein CydD: MKKTRQQELTAWLKQQSKLAQRWLRISLLLGFLSGALIVAQAWLLATLLHALIIEHATRESLLSPFLLLIATFILRALNSVLRERVGFLCGQAVRQQIRKLVLDRLQQLGPAWVQGKPAGSWATMILEQVDDMQDYYARYLPQMYLAALIPLLILITIFPLNWAAGLILFLTAPLIPLFMALVGMGAADANRRNFLALARLSGHFLDRLRGMETLRLFHRGKAEIEEIRHASEDFRSRTMEVLRMAFLSSGVLEFFASISIAVVAVYFGFSYLGELDFGHYGMGVTLFAGFLVLILAPEFFQPLRDLGTFYHAKAQAIGAAESLVTFLSEEGETVGFGTHAFSSDNAIAIRAEDLVVLAPNGTPLTQPLTFDIRAGERIALVGLSGAGKSSLLNVLLGFLPYRGSLTVNGQALNTLTPESWRKQLSWVGQNPHLPEQTLRSNILLGNPQASPLELQQAIERAHVQEFLPHLPQGLETTTGDGAARLSVGQAQRVAVARALIHPCNLLLLDEPSASLDAHSEALVMTALNDAARSQTTLLITHQLTEIVEYDTIWVMEGGRLVQQGDYQTLRAEAGPFATLLAQRQEAL, from the coding sequence ATGAAAAAAACCAGACAGCAAGAACTGACCGCCTGGCTGAAACAGCAGAGTAAGCTGGCGCAACGTTGGCTCCGGATTTCACTCCTGCTTGGATTCCTGAGCGGTGCATTAATCGTGGCGCAAGCTTGGCTGTTAGCGACACTGCTTCATGCCTTGATTATCGAGCATGCTACTCGCGAATCTCTGCTTTCCCCCTTCCTTCTGCTGATTGCCACATTTATTCTGCGCGCACTCAACAGTGTGTTACGCGAGCGTGTGGGTTTTCTTTGCGGACAAGCCGTTCGACAGCAAATTCGTAAGCTGGTACTGGATCGATTGCAACAGCTTGGCCCTGCTTGGGTTCAGGGCAAACCCGCCGGCAGTTGGGCAACGATGATTCTTGAGCAGGTTGATGATATGCAGGATTATTACGCCCGCTATCTGCCACAAATGTATCTTGCCGCGCTGATTCCGCTGCTTATCTTAATCACGATTTTCCCGCTCAATTGGGCTGCTGGCCTGATTCTGTTTCTAACCGCCCCGCTTATCCCGCTTTTTATGGCGCTGGTTGGCATGGGCGCGGCGGATGCTAACCGACGTAACTTTCTGGCTCTGGCACGCCTGAGCGGACACTTCCTCGATCGCCTGCGCGGGATGGAGACTCTGCGTCTGTTCCATCGTGGCAAGGCTGAAATTGAAGAAATCCGTCATGCTTCCGAAGATTTCCGTAGTCGCACAATGGAAGTGCTACGTATGGCGTTTCTCTCCTCGGGCGTGCTGGAATTTTTCGCCTCCATTTCAATCGCCGTGGTCGCCGTCTATTTCGGATTCTCTTATCTCGGTGAACTGGATTTTGGTCATTACGGCATGGGGGTGACGCTCTTCGCCGGCTTTCTCGTATTGATTCTGGCTCCAGAATTCTTTCAGCCTTTACGCGATTTGGGCACCTTCTATCATGCCAAAGCTCAGGCTATCGGGGCAGCAGAATCGTTGGTGACTTTTTTGTCAGAGGAAGGCGAAACGGTCGGCTTTGGCACACACGCGTTCAGCAGCGATAACGCCATTGCTATCCGGGCGGAAGATCTGGTTGTCCTCGCGCCGAATGGTACGCCGCTGACCCAACCGTTGACGTTCGATATTCGTGCAGGTGAACGTATCGCGCTGGTCGGCCTCAGCGGAGCAGGAAAAAGCTCGCTGCTGAATGTGCTGCTGGGATTTCTGCCCTATCGCGGTTCACTCACCGTCAACGGTCAGGCATTGAACACGTTGACGCCTGAATCATGGCGCAAGCAGTTAAGCTGGGTCGGACAAAATCCCCACCTACCGGAACAGACGCTACGCAGCAATATTCTGCTGGGTAATCCGCAGGCCAGCCCTTTGGAATTGCAACAGGCGATTGAGCGTGCGCATGTACAGGAATTTTTACCGCACCTCCCGCAGGGTCTGGAAACGACAACCGGTGACGGTGCGGCACGCCTCTCCGTCGGACAGGCACAGCGCGTCGCCGTTGCCCGTGCGCTCATTCATCCTTGCAACTTACTGCTGCTGGATGAACCGTCAGCCAGTCTGGATGCCCATAGCGAGGCGCTCGTTATGACGGCGCTGAACGACGCTGCACGTTCACAGACCACGCTACTGATCACGCATCAGCTCACCGAGATCGTCGAATATGACACGATCTGGGTCATGGAAGGCGGTCGGTTAGTTCAACAGGGTGATTATCAAACACTCCGAGCCGAAGCAGGTCCCTTCGCGACGCTACTGGCACAACGACAGGAGGCGCTGTAA
- the trxB gene encoding thioredoxin-disulfide reductase, which translates to MGTVKHHKLLILGSGPAGYTAAVYAARANLQPVLITGMEKGGQLTTTTEVENWPGDADDLTGPLLMERMHAHATKFNTEVIFDHIERVDLQNRPFRLFGDSAEYTCDALIIATGASARYLGLPSEEAFKGKGVSACATCDGFFYRNQKVAVVGGGNTAVEEALYLSNIAAEVHLIHRRETFRSEKILIDRLMDKVKNGNIILHTNRTLDDVLGDDMGVTGVRIRDTQSDAAEELELAGVFIAIGHSPNTAVFGGQLELENGYIKVQSGIHGNATQTSIPGVFAAGDVMDHIYRQAITSAGTGCMAALDAERYLDGLTVNK; encoded by the coding sequence ATGGGTACCGTTAAACATCACAAGTTATTGATTCTGGGTTCAGGCCCGGCTGGCTACACTGCCGCAGTGTATGCTGCACGGGCAAATCTACAGCCAGTATTAATCACTGGCATGGAAAAAGGCGGTCAGTTGACGACCACGACCGAAGTAGAAAATTGGCCGGGTGATGCCGATGATTTAACTGGCCCGCTGTTAATGGAGCGTATGCATGCACACGCGACCAAATTCAATACTGAAGTGATCTTCGATCATATTGAACGTGTCGATTTGCAAAACCGTCCCTTCCGTTTATTCGGCGATAGCGCCGAGTACACCTGTGACGCGCTGATCATTGCCACGGGGGCATCAGCGCGTTACCTTGGCCTACCGTCAGAAGAAGCCTTTAAAGGCAAAGGGGTTTCTGCCTGTGCAACCTGTGACGGGTTCTTCTACCGTAACCAGAAAGTCGCTGTAGTTGGCGGTGGGAATACCGCGGTTGAAGAAGCGCTGTATTTGTCTAACATCGCGGCGGAAGTGCATTTAATTCACCGTCGCGAGACGTTCCGTTCAGAGAAAATTCTGATCGACCGCCTGATGGACAAAGTTAAAAACGGCAACATCATCTTGCATACCAATCGTACGCTGGACGACGTGCTGGGCGATGACATGGGTGTAACCGGTGTGCGTATCCGCGATACGCAAAGCGACGCAGCGGAAGAACTGGAGCTGGCTGGCGTGTTTATCGCTATCGGCCACAGCCCAAATACGGCCGTGTTCGGCGGTCAACTGGAACTGGAAAACGGTTATATCAAAGTGCAGTCCGGTATTCACGGCAACGCGACACAGACCAGTATTCCTGGCGTCTTTGCCGCAGGCGACGTCATGGATCACATCTACCGTCAGGCCATTACCTCCGCAGGTACTGGCTGTATGGCGGCACTAGATGCTGAACGCTACCTGGACGGACTGACCGTCAACAAGTAA
- the lrp gene encoding leucine-responsive transcriptional regulator Lrp, with protein sequence MVDTKKRPGKDLDRIDRNILNELQKDGRISNVELSKRVGLSPTPCLERVRRLERQGFINGYTALLNPHYLDASLLVFVEITLNRGAPDVFEQFNAAVQKLEEIQECHLVSGDFDYLLKTRVPDMSAYRKLLGETLLRLPGVNDTRTYVVMEEVKQSNRLVIKTR encoded by the coding sequence ATGGTAGACACTAAAAAACGGCCAGGAAAAGATCTCGATCGTATTGATCGTAACATCCTGAATGAATTGCAAAAAGATGGGCGTATTTCCAATGTCGAGCTTTCCAAACGTGTTGGGTTGTCGCCAACGCCTTGTCTGGAACGTGTACGTCGTCTGGAAAGACAGGGCTTCATTAACGGCTACACAGCGCTGCTAAACCCGCATTATCTGGATGCGTCACTGCTGGTTTTTGTTGAAATAACGCTAAACCGCGGCGCGCCTGATGTATTTGAACAGTTCAATGCTGCGGTGCAAAAACTGGAAGAAATTCAGGAATGTCATCTGGTTTCCGGTGATTTTGACTACCTGTTGAAAACGCGTGTGCCAGACATGTCCGCTTACCGTAAGCTCCTGGGTGAAACGCTGCTGCGTTTGCCGGGCGTAAACGACACCCGTACCTATGTGGTGATGGAAGAAGTGAAGCAAAGCAACCGTCTGGTCATTAAGACGCGATAA
- a CDS encoding DNA translocase FtsK 4TM domain-containing protein, which produces MSQEYTEDKDVTLKKLSGTRRLLEAILIVVALFAVYLSVALLSFSPSDPSWSQTAWHEPIHNLGGVAGAWLADTLFFIFGVLAYAIPPIMLSLCWVAFRQRDNNQTIDYFTFSLRLIGTLALILTSCGLAALNIDDLYYFASGGVLGSLFSSSMIPRFNSMGATLILLCVWGAGLTLFTGWSWLTIAEKIGAGVLGCLTFMSNRSRRDEDYREEHDREEDDRDALNLRHDEALGEAVTQQRDDDDVLFSAPSVADAVNDTTADNNIEALSPLTDSAPTVTQSAFSAETPVAGPTLSDVAVSDSALPESVFSGSSSGIVPPITPTPSDSTPSPNPPLYSFEIPETPATMPEIATSPELHSSAYAPYGNSYGESAVPPIVSAPVVQPFAEPRQPVRDTDFNTNSTFMPAFSADGDDNPQIKRGVGPELPRPNPVRIPTRRELASYGIKLPSQRLAEAQARLQAQNGSAETELANDVYQEETPDDLAQQEAALQQAYLDQQRQRYGDEYPLQEDDEDALLQAQLARDFAAQQQSRYDGRALQRDEEIPAPIAPPAVSEPVQPNPVTSHNAFSFSPFSAENEREPEPHTFSEPTYLQPSYNSEPELPPMHAGEDEDDDDDRNPLVFSQPMQPASAPVEAAKQENVVTPTHHPAMDGLIHPFLMRNEQPRQKPTTPLPTLDLLTPPPASEAPVDNFALEQTARLIEARLADFRVKADVVDHSPGPVITRFELDLAPGVKAARISNLSRDLARSLSVVAVRIVEVIPGRPYVGLELPNAHRQTVYLREVLDCDQFRDNPSPLSIVLGKDIAGEPVVADLAKMPHLLVAGTTGSGKSVGVNAMIISMLYKATPEDVRFIMIDPKMLELSVYEGIPHLLTEVVTDMKDAANALRWCVGEMERRYKLMSALGVRNLAGYNERVMTANAMGRPIPDPFWKPSDSMDMTPPVLEKLPYIVVMVDEFADLMMAVGKKVEELIARLAQKARAAGIHLVLATQRPSVDVITGLIKANIPTRIAFTVSSKIDSRTILDQSGAESLLGMGDMLYMAPNSSIPVRVHGAFVRDEEVHAVVQDWKARGRPQYIDNIVSGGDDAEGGNLGLDGDEELDPLFDQAVEFVVDKRRASISGVQRQFRIGYNRAARIVEQMEAQGIVSAPGHNGNREVLAPPSME; this is translated from the coding sequence TTGAGCCAGGAATATACAGAAGATAAAGACGTTACCCTGAAAAAGCTCAGTGGAACACGTCGTTTGCTTGAAGCGATTTTAATCGTTGTGGCACTTTTTGCGGTTTATCTTAGTGTCGCACTACTCAGTTTCAGCCCCTCCGACCCCAGTTGGTCACAGACTGCATGGCATGAACCGATTCACAACCTTGGTGGTGTAGCAGGTGCATGGCTGGCGGATACGCTGTTCTTCATTTTTGGTGTGCTGGCCTACGCTATTCCGCCGATTATGTTATCTCTGTGCTGGGTCGCCTTCCGCCAGCGTGATAACAACCAGACTATTGACTACTTTACCTTTTCACTTCGCCTGATTGGGACATTGGCGCTGATCCTGACCTCTTGTGGTTTGGCTGCGTTGAATATTGACGATCTCTACTATTTTGCTTCCGGTGGTGTTTTGGGAAGCCTGTTTAGCAGCTCAATGATCCCGCGTTTCAACAGCATGGGCGCAACGCTGATTTTGCTGTGCGTATGGGGGGCTGGGTTAACGCTGTTTACCGGCTGGTCATGGTTAACGATTGCTGAAAAAATTGGCGCGGGTGTCTTGGGTTGTTTGACGTTTATGTCAAACCGTTCACGCCGCGACGAGGACTATCGCGAAGAACACGATCGTGAAGAGGATGATCGCGATGCGCTTAATCTGCGTCACGATGAGGCGTTGGGTGAGGCCGTAACACAACAGCGTGATGATGATGACGTTCTATTTTCTGCGCCTTCCGTTGCTGATGCGGTAAACGACACGACGGCAGACAATAATATAGAAGCCTTATCACCGTTAACCGATAGCGCGCCGACGGTGACACAATCGGCCTTCTCCGCTGAAACACCGGTGGCAGGGCCAACATTGTCTGATGTGGCAGTGTCTGATTCAGCATTACCAGAATCAGTATTCTCTGGTTCATCGTCTGGCATTGTGCCACCCATTACTCCAACCCCGAGTGATTCGACGCCGTCGCCAAATCCACCGCTGTATTCGTTTGAAATCCCTGAAACGCCAGCGACAATGCCAGAGATTGCAACCTCACCTGAGCTCCATAGCAGTGCGTATGCACCTTACGGAAATAGTTACGGAGAGAGTGCTGTACCACCGATTGTCTCGGCACCTGTGGTTCAACCTTTTGCTGAACCGCGACAACCTGTACGCGATACGGATTTCAATACGAACAGTACGTTTATGCCTGCGTTCAGTGCCGATGGCGATGATAATCCGCAGATTAAACGCGGCGTAGGGCCTGAACTGCCGCGTCCTAATCCAGTACGTATTCCTACTCGCCGCGAGCTGGCGTCATATGGAATCAAACTGCCGTCGCAGCGGTTGGCTGAAGCACAAGCAAGGCTGCAGGCGCAGAATGGTAGTGCAGAAACGGAATTGGCGAACGACGTGTATCAGGAAGAGACTCCAGATGACCTCGCCCAGCAGGAAGCGGCATTGCAGCAAGCGTATCTGGATCAGCAACGTCAGCGTTACGGTGATGAATACCCGTTACAGGAAGACGATGAAGATGCGCTTCTGCAAGCGCAGCTAGCCAGAGATTTCGCAGCACAGCAGCAGTCACGTTATGACGGCAGGGCGTTGCAGCGCGATGAGGAAATTCCTGCTCCGATAGCACCGCCTGCGGTCAGCGAGCCTGTTCAGCCAAACCCTGTTACATCGCACAACGCTTTTTCATTCTCGCCGTTTAGTGCGGAGAATGAACGTGAGCCTGAACCGCATACGTTCAGTGAACCCACCTATTTACAGCCGTCCTATAACTCCGAGCCAGAGCTTCCGCCGATGCATGCTGGTGAAGATGAGGACGACGACGATGATCGCAACCCATTGGTGTTTAGTCAGCCAATGCAGCCAGCGTCAGCGCCTGTTGAGGCCGCGAAACAGGAAAATGTGGTAACACCAACGCATCATCCGGCAATGGATGGCTTGATTCATCCGTTCCTGATGCGTAATGAACAACCGCGGCAGAAGCCGACTACGCCGCTGCCAACCTTGGATTTATTGACGCCACCGCCGGCTAGCGAAGCGCCTGTTGATAATTTTGCACTTGAACAGACGGCGCGACTGATTGAAGCGCGTCTGGCTGATTTCCGAGTAAAAGCCGATGTGGTCGATCACTCTCCCGGGCCGGTGATCACACGGTTTGAATTGGATCTGGCTCCGGGCGTTAAAGCGGCTCGTATCTCGAATTTGTCGCGCGATTTGGCACGTTCACTGTCGGTTGTCGCGGTGCGTATTGTTGAGGTTATCCCCGGCAGACCGTACGTCGGGCTGGAATTGCCGAACGCGCATCGCCAGACGGTTTATCTGCGAGAAGTGTTGGACTGCGATCAGTTCCGGGATAATCCATCGCCGCTGTCGATTGTGTTGGGTAAAGATATTGCGGGTGAACCTGTCGTTGCCGATTTAGCGAAAATGCCACACCTGCTGGTTGCGGGTACGACAGGGTCGGGTAAATCGGTCGGCGTTAACGCCATGATCATCAGTATGTTGTATAAAGCCACGCCAGAAGACGTACGCTTTATCATGATTGACCCGAAAATGCTGGAACTCTCGGTGTACGAAGGTATTCCGCATTTGTTGACGGAAGTCGTGACCGACATGAAGGATGCGGCCAATGCATTACGCTGGTGTGTCGGTGAAATGGAACGCCGTTACAAGCTCATGTCAGCGCTTGGTGTACGAAATCTGGCGGGATACAACGAACGGGTGATGACGGCAAATGCAATGGGCCGTCCGATCCCCGATCCGTTCTGGAAACCGAGTGACAGTATGGATATGACGCCGCCGGTGCTGGAAAAACTGCCGTATATTGTTGTGATGGTCGATGAATTTGCTGACTTAATGATGGCGGTGGGTAAGAAAGTTGAAGAATTGATTGCCCGACTCGCACAAAAAGCGCGTGCTGCGGGGATCCACTTGGTGCTGGCGACGCAGCGTCCTTCGGTTGATGTCATCACCGGATTGATCAAAGCAAACATCCCGACGCGTATCGCGTTTACCGTTTCCAGTAAAATCGACTCACGGACTATCCTCGATCAAAGTGGCGCGGAGTCGCTATTGGGGATGGGGGATATGTTGTATATGGCGCCTAACTCCTCGATACCTGTCCGTGTTCATGGCGCTTTTGTGCGTGATGAAGAAGTTCATGCCGTCGTTCAGGACTGGAAGGCGCGTGGTCGCCCTCAATATATCGATAATATTGTTAGCGGTGGCGACGATGCTGAAGGTGGAAACCTCGGTCTTGATGGTGATGAAGAACTCGATCCGCTGTTCGATCAGGCTGTAGAGTTTGTGGTCGATAAGCGTCGGGCATCAATCTCTGGCGTACAGCGTCAGTTCAGAATCGGCTATAACCGCGCTGCGCGAATTGTTGAACAAATGGAGGCGCAGGGTATTGTCAGCGCTCCAGGACACAATGGTAACCGTGAGGTATTGGCACCGCCATCGATGGAATGA
- the lolA gene encoding outer membrane lipoprotein chaperone LolA, whose translation MKKWLAISCLIAGVTSTAVYADAAKDLQGRLNKVSSFHANFSQKVTSADGAAVQEGEGELWLKRPNLFNWKTTSPDESALISDGKTLWFYNPFVEQVTATWLKDATGNTPFILITRNDTSDWNKYDVRQKGDDFELTPKSASGNLKQFAINVTTSGTIKQFTATEQDGQRSTYVLKNQQNGAVDAAQFTFTPPKGVTLDDQRQ comes from the coding sequence ATGAAAAAGTGGTTAGCTATCAGTTGCCTGATTGCAGGTGTTACCTCAACCGCTGTCTATGCGGATGCGGCAAAAGATTTGCAGGGTCGCCTCAATAAAGTCAGCAGTTTCCACGCCAATTTCAGCCAGAAAGTCACCAGCGCTGACGGCGCAGCGGTGCAGGAGGGGGAAGGCGAACTGTGGTTGAAACGTCCTAACCTATTTAACTGGAAAACCACATCACCTGACGAAAGTGCGTTGATTTCTGATGGCAAAACGCTTTGGTTCTACAATCCGTTTGTTGAACAAGTCACGGCAACCTGGCTGAAAGATGCAACAGGCAATACACCGTTTATTCTGATCACGCGTAACGACACCAGCGACTGGAATAAATACGATGTGCGCCAGAAAGGTGATGATTTTGAACTTACGCCGAAGTCAGCGAGCGGCAATCTGAAGCAGTTTGCGATTAATGTGACGACAAGCGGCACAATCAAACAGTTTACCGCGACGGAACAAGACGGTCAGCGGAGCACTTATGTGCTGAAAAATCAGCAAAACGGCGCTGTTGATGCCGCACAATTCACGTTCACACCGCCGAAAGGCGTCACGCTGGATGACCAGCGTCAGTGA
- a CDS encoding replication-associated recombination protein A — protein sequence MSNLSLDFSHNEFQPLAARMRPATLAQYIGQQHLLGAGKPLPRAIEAGQLHSMILWGPPGTGKTTLAELIGHYGQADVERISAVTSGIKEIREAIERARQNRNAGRRTILFVDEVHRFNKSQQDAFLPHIEDGTITFIGATTENPSFELNSALLSRARVYLLKALTAEDIEQVLQQAMSDSERGYGGQNIVLPAETARMLAELVNGDARRALNSLEMMADMAEIDAQGLRVLTPALLNEIAGERSARFDNKGDRYYDLISALHKSVRGSSPDAALYWYARIITAGGDPLYVARRLLAIASEDVGNADPRAMQVAISAWDCFTRIGPAEGERAIAQAIVYLACAPKSNAVYSAFKAAMQDAREKPDYDVPEHLRNAPTRLMKEMGLGAEYRYAHNEPNAYAAGESYFPPEMADTHYYAPTSRGLEGKIGEKLAWLATQDQNSPTKRYR from the coding sequence GTGAGCAATCTGTCCCTTGATTTTTCCCATAATGAATTCCAACCGCTGGCCGCGCGTATGCGGCCAGCGACGTTGGCACAGTATATCGGTCAACAGCATCTGTTAGGAGCTGGTAAGCCTCTGCCACGAGCTATTGAGGCAGGGCAGTTGCACTCAATGATTCTCTGGGGGCCGCCAGGAACGGGAAAAACCACACTGGCAGAACTGATTGGGCATTACGGGCAGGCGGATGTTGAACGTATTTCTGCCGTGACGTCCGGGATCAAAGAAATTCGTGAAGCGATTGAGCGTGCTCGACAAAATCGCAATGCGGGGCGTCGCACTATTTTGTTTGTCGATGAAGTCCATCGTTTCAACAAAAGTCAGCAGGATGCGTTTCTGCCACATATTGAAGATGGAACGATCACCTTTATTGGTGCGACAACGGAAAATCCCTCTTTCGAACTCAATTCCGCCTTGTTATCTCGCGCCCGCGTCTATTTGCTAAAAGCGCTGACGGCGGAAGATATCGAGCAGGTCTTGCAGCAGGCCATGAGCGACAGCGAGCGTGGGTACGGCGGACAGAATATTGTCCTGCCTGCCGAAACCGCGCGAATGCTGGCCGAATTGGTCAATGGCGACGCCAGACGTGCGCTGAATAGCCTGGAAATGATGGCGGATATGGCGGAAATCGACGCGCAGGGCCTACGTGTTCTGACGCCGGCACTCCTCAACGAAATTGCTGGCGAGCGTAGTGCCCGCTTTGATAACAAAGGTGACCGCTATTACGACCTGATTTCGGCGTTGCATAAATCAGTAAGAGGTTCCTCGCCGGACGCGGCGCTTTATTGGTACGCCAGAATCATTACCGCCGGCGGCGACCCGCTGTATGTTGCCCGACGGCTGTTGGCAATTGCATCGGAGGATGTTGGCAACGCCGACCCGCGTGCGATGCAGGTGGCTATCTCCGCTTGGGATTGCTTCACTCGTATCGGCCCTGCAGAAGGGGAGCGCGCCATTGCTCAGGCGATTGTTTATCTGGCCTGCGCTCCTAAAAGTAACGCCGTGTATAGCGCATTTAAAGCCGCGATGCAGGATGCGCGCGAGAAGCCAGACTATGATGTTCCCGAGCATTTGCGCAATGCGCCTACGCGGTTGATGAAAGAAATGGGGCTCGGCGCTGAGTATCGGTACGCACACAATGAACCCAATGCCTATGCCGCTGGCGAGAGCTATTTTCCGCCGGAAATGGCCGATACGCACTATTACGCGCCAACCTCACGCGGCCTTGAGGGCAAAATTGGTGAAAAGCTCGCCTGGCTTGCCACTCAGGATCAAAATAGCCCGACAAAACGCTACCGTTGA